One window of the Panulirus ornatus isolate Po-2019 chromosome 12, ASM3632096v1, whole genome shotgun sequence genome contains the following:
- the LOC139752022 gene encoding transmembrane protein 98-like: MMEVVETLVAVALGVLAAVFLGSLAALALLCYRRALQAKHHLFYNQEIRPEVLMNSGELWSELELDDVRLAPQIDKILNDTQWVDDATGLIPHCLAILKLCHQMTERLVATTMTPIHKDRLHDIIEVTRRLSPRIDDVARAMYPPLDPRLLEARCSALILTLTLLAWHARYSTSNSTVTLINEALKDMDRHLTVLREAAMAHETFHGVFSEDATCTAAEC, translated from the exons atgatggaggttgtGGAGACGCTGGTGGCTGTGGCCCTCGGGGTGCTGGCGGCCGTGTTCTTGGGCTCTCTCGCTGCCCTGGCACTCCTCTGTTACCGCCGGGCTCTACAGGCTAAACATCACCTCTTCTACAACCAAGAGATAAG GCCGGAGGTGCTCATGAACAGCGGGGAACTGTGGAGCGAACTGGAGTTGGACGACGTCCGGCTGGCGCCGCAGATTGATAAGATCCTCAACGATACACAGTGGGTCGACGACGCTACTG GTCTGATCCCGCACTGCCTGGCCATCCTGAAGCTCTGTCACCAGATGACGGAGAGACTTGTCGCCACCACCATGACGCCCATTCACAAGGATCGACTCCATGATATCATTGAG GTCACGAGGAGACTGTCCCCACGGATTGATGACGTGGCCCGAGCAATGTACCCTCCCTTGGACCCCAGACTCCTGGAGGCGAGGTGTTCGGCCCTCATCCTGACGCTGACACTTCTGGCGTGGCACGCCCGCTACTCCACCTCGAACTCCACAGTCACCCTCATCAATGAGGCACTTAAGGACATGGATCGCCATCTCACT GTACTGCGTGAGGCGGCCATGGCTCACGAGACCTTCCATGGGGTATTTAGCGAGGACGCCACCTGCACTGCTGCAGAGTGTTGA